catacgttagaaatccattcttgtgtttttattttttgcaacaatactgtccatgtatcagaccgaataggctcactgaagcTAAGTtttttgacccatcctctacaaatatttattgtgggttgcgccttgggccaaggcctgatcaatagaatttgggccaggaaaatcgtgcaactacagattcattttcagttttttgaccgttctggtttttaaaactatgtaaactattgattttttttttttttatccctaaactattggaaaaaattctttacaaaatttagagataaaaataaatattttagggTATATTTGGTAACTggttttttcccttattttctattttaaaaaaacaattttctatttttaaaactaaaaaacttgtttggcaactcaaaatgaatagaaaacaaaaacggttctcaaaactcaatatgtaaaggaaactgaaaacaactccgtttttaattttcaaaagtaaatgaaaatacgcatttaatttaatgagtctatctcatttaatgagttagcattaaatctcaaatcctagtaacaacatattttagtattttctattttttttcttcaaaaaacttttttttttttaattttaactaaccaaacatgtttttgatttcaaaaatacaagaaaattgtttttttctttatattctcaaaaacggttaccaaacataaccttaaagtttagggaggaaaaaaatttggtaaaatttagggacaaaaataatattttgagcCTAGAATATATTTAACGGATCGTATCTACTACTTCTTCTCTTttaattgagagaaaaaaagataaaccaAAAGATTTTGGTTATTGTCCACAAATTActagtttgattagtttttatgagttttatggGAACTAAATCACCATTCAATTAAGGGTCACCAAATATCTCACAACTAGGCCCAGTAGCCTGTCGACCCATTGGGTTAATGGACAGTCCAAGCTAGTACTATTCTAACACATAGGTAGCCCAATAACCTAATGGGCTAAGCCATGGACTGGTTTTTCTACCCATGGACACACGTTGTTTGCCGACTCTTTAGCCCAAATTGTTGCTTGGGCTGTTAACCCtgaatttaaaacaaaaaaatttggggggtgAGGGTTGAACTTGAGATATGAGAGAGGAATACTTTAAAGCCACacacttagggtctgtttgggatccgtttattttactgaaaccgaaaactttttactgaaagtactgtaaataaaggtaaaagttagctgaaatagtattgtggaacccataaatagtatcaaaaagtacagtagagcctatgaatagtagcaaaaataagctagcaAATTTCATCcatgccaaacacacacttaatcaATAGGATGCTTAAAAGTGATTGTGTTAAATCATGCTCACGGGGTCGTTTGGTATAGgagtttaaacacatgttttcagttttaaaacaacattacacgCATTTTTATcacgtatttccaaaaattacaaacaacgttattagaacaacattaccaaacggccCCGTTCCCCCATCCCAGTTTGTtggttctttattttattttgggatgtcccaaaatgaAGTCctctttctaaaattaataaataaaatttctatcttaccctttaatttatttaaaatgtcaataccattattttttttatagtttaaattaatgAGGCTCGTTCTGGAAACTTATAGTCTAGTCTAGtaactttgattttttaaaattaaaaaaaaaaatggacatttttaaaactaaaatatagaaaaagaaaaaacatttaaaaccttaataaaaaaattaagtagttttttaccataaaaacttaaataggttttgaattctttgattctttcctttaaaacaaagaaattgatTCTTTCCTTATTTTGTAATGATGCAATTATTCTCACcctaatatattttatgaaCACATCAATATACTTATTTGTTCAAACAATAAAAGTTAATCaatggtttttttaaaatatatttaatggTTCAATTTAACGATTTGTGTTTTGTaatgtaatataattataaattttttattaaattttataaacccATTGAAGGCCTATTAAAAAAATCCTAGTAGCCTAGTATACTATAGACAAAATGGGCATTTCCCATGAGTAGGGCCATAGGTTGGAGTTTTCCCTTTGAGCTGGTCTAACCCAACCTATTAACTAGTCAATGACTTGCTAAGCCTGGCCCAATTGgcccatgggccaagtaaaaaaTTGACCCACCCTAGCCCACTGCTAGCCCTTACATTCAATttacaaaacaataaatttagaGTGATCAATTATGATAATTGATACCTGTattttttcataacaaatttcacgATTATTGAGTTGGTCAACTTAAGTTATTGAGGTGAgttccagttagttcaattgataaaatctctgatggttgaataagagatttggggttcaattccCGCTTACgccaaaaatcgattggtgtcttaatttaatgataaagagctatcattaaaAGCGGAcgtcatagattgaaactctttcaaaaaaaaaaaatttgagaaaaagtgGAGAGTCCATAAATGTTAGTTGTGTCCACCATATATGTGAGTGGTGGACACAACTAACATTTATGAACCCTCcactttccctctcccttgtgcgtgagtgtatgtttgtttctaaaaaaaaaaggacaatgaTTGGTTGTGTATAATTGTGCAAAAGTTGCTATAAACAGGTTTAGGTGGCAACAATTCATGGTGACACTCATCCTAGTATCAGGTGAAATGCACATGCTTAATTTTAGGagtcttttgggttaaaattgcaaaatttaaaattaatttgcgTTATAGCTACTATTCGAAGTTAATTGGGAAActgaggagagagactgaatttcggcaatggcgttgccgaaattcagccaaaaaagcAAGAGAGAGAATAAGGATACCGAAATTCAGCCAGAAAgcaggagagaggagagagaataaccaaaaagcaggagagaggagagagaataaccaaaaagcaggagagaggagagagaataaccaAAAAGGAGGAGGtagaaaatgttgaatttcggcaatgggattgccgaaattccACTGCCTAGTTTTCCTCCCCTCCTGTGTGTCCAAGTGTGGAGTgctcttaaaattaaaaaaaaaaaaggcaataacggcaatgtcattgccgaaataggggaataatttttttttcttttagcaatTGTGATAATGGTATTGTcgaaaatgggaaaaaaaaagtggtttcgAAATCTctagaagagtaaaaaatagGTTTCATGTACTTTCTTCTGTAGTGTAAGAAtatatgtactttctttgcttttttggttGACTGTGtacacatcaataatttttttcttttatattgtaagaatctatgtactttctttactttttttggtttatagcgtgcacatcaatcattttttcttttctattgtaagaatctgtatactttctttgttttttttgtttacaacgtgcacattagtcatttttttattctataagaatctatatactttttttttttgtttttgtttacagcgtgcacttTAGAAAAAGATTCAATATACCAGtgtacttgaatctatccttATCTATTTCTAAAAGAACATAACAAACCAAACTGgttcagtaaaaaaaatattgaaagaataatatgcgtactttttttcctatttcggtaataccattgccacaattagtttgtcacaaaattttttttccctccctaTTTCTGCAATACCACtaccacttttttttccccccacaaTTTCGACAATGGCATTGCTGAaataggggggaaaaaaaaatttttcctccacaatttcggcaatggcattaccgaaattgttatttttcccccacaatttcggcaatggcattaccgaaattgtgggggaaatttttttttttctcacatttttggCAATCCCAGTgctgttttctctcttttttatttatttatttatttacatttacggcaacgctattgccgaaatagggggaaattatttaatttttccccaatttcggcaatcccattgctgttttctctttttatttatttatttacatttacggcaacgctattgccgaaatagggtgaaattatttttccaaatttttccccaatttcttttatttatttatttatttatttacatttatttacatttacggcaacgctattgccgaaatagataTTTCCTCCTATtacggcaatcccattgccgtaatccttttctctctctttttattttttattttttttatttacatttacggcaaacaggggaaattttttttttcctatttcggcaatcccgttgccgtaatccttttctcctttttttccttttttttttcacattttcggcaatgctaTTGCTGTAAtccaaatagggaaaaaaaatttccccaattctttcttcttcttttttcccacattttcgtCAATGGAATTGCCGaaatttgttttcctatttCGGAAATCCCATTGCCATaatccttctctctctttttttctcgcattttcggcaatcccattgttacaattgctaaaaaaaattttattcctttatttcggcaatggtatttccaattttttttctttctattttgacAATGCAATTACCTCAAGTAGtttgtcacttttatttttctccctatttcgaCAATGGTaataccacaaattttttttcctattttggcaatgtcattgccacaattagttgtcacaaatttttttaactaataataactaattatatgtgatttattgtgaaaatattgtggactaattatatgtgatttattgtgaaaatattatggacatgaAACCTGTTTTTTACTCTTCTAGAGATTTcgaaaccactttttttttcccattttcgACAATACCATTAtcacaattgctaaaaaaaaaaaaatttattcccctatttcggcaatgacattgccgttattgcctttttttttttttttttataattttaagagCACTCCACACTTAGACACCACACTCAGACACACAGCAGGGGAGGAAAACTAGGCAGTggaatttcggcaatcccattgccgaaattcaacattttctaCCTCCTACTTTTtggttattctctctcctctctcctcctttttggttattctctctcctctctcctactttttggttattctctctcctctctcctgcTTTCTGGCTGAATTTCAGTATCCTTATTTTCTCTCCTgcttttttggctgaatttcggcaacgccattgccgaaattcagtctctctcctcagTTTCCCAATTAACTTTGAACAGTAGCTATAACgcaaattaactttaaattttgcaattttaacccaaaagactCTAATTTTAGTTTGTATTGTCCGTTAACTAAAGTTACaatgtcctctctctctctctctctgctctctcttccccccctctctctcactctctctctttgaaatCATCAGACTCTCTCTCCATCTTTCTTCCTCCTTCTTCGTTCCTCTCATCAGAAACCACAACCACctaaacccataaaaaaaccCTTGCTGCCAATCCAACCTAAAACCGAAGATCTAACATGCAACAAGGAATCCTCCAAAAATTTAGATCCGATTTGTGCATAGTGAAGATTTTGGCTCCGATTCGTGCACATTTTTTGGAAATCGGGGTTTTATGGaaatcttgttttgttttgtttttttttttttttggaactttgGATTCTTGCTATTTGGATGCCAAGAAAATATTCAAGACTGAAATTAATGTactttttgatgaatgaaacTAATTCAAAGCTTCTTGagaacctttaaaaaaaaaaaaaaaaggcttctTGAGATGAAGGCAAATTTATCTTTAGCTAGTTTTAATGCTTGAGATGgctaagtgtttttttttttcttatatgcGTGAGATggcaaagagagagaagggatcTGATGGCTTGATGGGTGAAGAAGAGaatgattttggattttgagagagagagagagagtgctgGTATTTTAACAGAGAAAGTTAACTCAAATCTGGttatgtgcattgcacatgacCTTAGGACAAGTGTCACCATAGATTGTTGCCACCTAACCCTGTTTGCAGCATCTCCTACACACTTGTGAGCAGCAAATCcttatcctaaaaaaaaaaaaaatgtgaaacatATATTCTAGGACCACACATTGTTATAACTTGATGGTGTATGCAACTGTGATTAATGAATCATCACTTTTATATGGACTTACCACTTTTTCTCTACTATTTACAGTAACACACGTTaagattgtgatttgtgataATTGAtaagagttgtgaaaaaaaagttgtgtCCATATACTTtcttattgtgaaatttgttatgacAAAAGTTATGACTATAGAGTAAATAATAACCTACCAAGTACCAAATCAATGTTTTAAAAACTGTTTTCTTTGTAGCATTGctctttacaaaataaaaatattttgggtGGATAAAGTGAAGGGAAAAGTTAGCAAATGTTCTAAGAGTATTagttaggaaatatttttaaaaactttttatgagaaaagaaaaaaatatttgatttttttaatacaaatttatatatatatatatatattataaaatttgcaTAAAAACTTTCAACTAAAAGCACCTGTTAATTAGGAGTGTCAATGTTTGATACAATCTACAAACACGACATAAGATTTTATAGACTAGAGTTGGACCTTAACGTATTCAAGTCATAAACGGATCGACTCAAAAGCAACCCAATAAAAAACGTGTTATAAAGTAGAAAACCCATGTTGATGGTATATGCAGCTGTGATCTGCCAAACACCTACATCCCATGTTGGTAGACCCACGATGGTGGCAAGGTCtgaggagagggagagagagagagagagagaagtgaaagTGACTAATGACATAGCGAAGGTcaataataaaagagagagaataaaaagacaataaaaattaaaattaaaagaaaaaagaaaaaaaagaaaagaaagaaacctaCTGCAGGTACAAGTACCCCCATTTACTATATCAGCTAAATTTATTTTAGCAATAGCAACCTAGGAAACGGTAATTTTGGGTGTGAGTTTCTAAAATGTTAAtgctctaaataaataatagtagacttttaaaaattcttttttttaagaaagtatgactttttaatttcccccaaaaaaTATGGCGCGTTGGGGTAGGGGTAGTTTTGGTTAGTGGCAGCGGCGGCTGGTTGAAGGCCCActatctctccctctctctctctctatataacTAAAGATTCCCCACTCACCTCTACAGCTACACACAACACAAGCTCTTAGATTCAGACAACAAACGGCGCGCTCTTTAAGGATCTCCCTCCCATTTACTAGCGCTCTCAACTATTCTATTCTTaaccaactctctctctctctctgactttTCACTTTCTCTTACATTAATTTTACtacttacattttttatttttttttgttcctcaGAAACAACAACATGGTCTCTGgtctaacaacaacaacactttctctttcttcttcatcatcttttttgtttggttttagtTCCCTGAAATTTTCGCAGCGAACTAGGTTGAAGTTTATAGACAACATGAACGAAAGAAAATTCACGTTCGCGCCTTTGAAATGCATTCGCGTATCGGGTTTCGATTCGTGTTCCGCCTTGACGGCGACGGAGGCTCCGTTAGCTCCGTCGTCGGAGCTGGTTTCCGACAAGCTCCACCGCCTGGCGACGGAGTTCAGGGCCCTGCACGAGCCAATCGACCGGGTGAAGCGGCTGCTGCACTACGCGGCGATTCTTCCTCCGGCGGACGAGTCGAGGACTCGGGCGCCGGAGAACCGGGTCACGGGGTGCACGACCCAGGTGTGGGTGGAGGCCGAGTTGGAcgagtcgggtcgggttcggttCCGGGCCGACAGCGACTCGGAGATTTCCAAAGGGTTCTGCTCGTGCTTGATTTACGTGCTGGACGGAGCGGATCCGGAGGAGGTAGCCATGGTCAAGGCCGACGACTTGTCGGATTTGAACGTGGGCTTGCACGGCAAGTCGCATTCTAGAGTCAACACGTGGCACAATGTCCTCGTTGCTATGCAAAAGAGGGCCAAGGCTTTGCTTCCACAACAACCTCAGGTTAATTATTAGCTAGTAACAATTACAGTTACCGTTACAACTGCTTGTTTTTAaagatttcattttgtttttatttggttttggaattttgttgtTTACTTTTGATGATGCATTAATAGTGTGAATAGGGAACAGTGAAAAAAgggtaactttttattttttatttttttatgtaactaGTAATTGGAGAAATGTTCAGGTTCAAATCTCTTTTCCTCACTTAACGtgtttccacacaaaaaaagatatataaaagaTATTGAAGTATTAGATTTGTTGTTTACTTTGATGGCGTTATAGATGGATGAGTTAGTATGCgaagttttagatttttttctgTCTGCGTTGGTACTGTTTTTGTGTGAATAGggaatagggaaaaaaaaagggtatttttTATGTAACTAGAAATAGAAGAAATGTACAAGATTTTGCATCACGAATGATCTTTAGGTTAACGGGCACTTTTGGTTGTTTTCAATTCAAATCCCCCTCCTCCACTTAAGATGTATCTACAAAAAACAGATATATAAAAGATATTGAAGTATTAGATTTGTTGTTTGCTTTGATGGCGTTATAGATGGATGAGTTGGTAAAAGAATGTgaagttttagattttgttaTGTATGAGTTGGTAGTGTGAATAGGGAATaggggagtttttttttttttttttttaaagtgtatttattatgtaattagaaatagaagaaatgtaattttcaaaaaatgaaatagaagaaATATTTGAGATTGCATCACTAATGACTGTTTCTGTAAGAGATGTCCAAGGTTTAAATTCCCCTCCTCCACTTAAGatgtgtaaaaaaataaataagattgcatttgtttgggtttcttttttcagtAGTCACATTGGAAGATGGGTgatttgaaccttggatgtCTCAGTTAGAGATATTAAGAGTTACCAATTGAGCAATAAGGCTCTTTATTGGGTTTCTCTTCATGTTTTAATCTTGCTATTTAGTAGATCTTTTCACTTTATGCATTTTGCCACCCAGGGGCTCAGAACATAGCAAGGTTCTTGTGTTATAATGTGTTTAAGGTTAAAGAACTTTTTACTGTAATAAACGACAAGAAAATAGGTGTTTTgttgcttatttttattttatatgggTCCAGAGTTGCAGGGGGTATTAAGTATTAACAACTGCGGAGAAGATTTGGCCTCGTATCTAGACATCTGAGTCATTGATTACGGCAGACACCACTAGATGGCAAAAGCTGGATGCCAATTTATCACGGTCTTAAGTGTGGATTTTATTTGGGAAAACGTGTGTGCGATCCTTGACTAAGCTGGGTTTGAGAAGGTATTGTCTTACTCCTTAtgtgtttctttctctttggcAGATTTGTTAAGCTAATGAACACAAAACAAACTTTTCAACTGCCTCTCAA
This genomic stretch from Quercus lobata isolate SW786 chromosome 3, ValleyOak3.0 Primary Assembly, whole genome shotgun sequence harbors:
- the LOC115978900 gene encoding sufE-like protein 2, chloroplastic, giving the protein MVSGLTTTTLSLSSSSSFLFGFSSLKFSQRTRLKFIDNMNERKFTFAPLKCIRVSGFDSCSALTATEAPLAPSSELVSDKLHRLATEFRALHEPIDRVKRLLHYAAILPPADESRTRAPENRVTGCTTQVWVEAELDESGRVRFRADSDSEISKGFCSCLIYVLDGADPEEVAMVKADDLSDLNVGLHGKSHSRVNTWHNVLVAMQKRAKALLPQQPQSCRGY